From Thermoflavifilum aggregans, a single genomic window includes:
- a CDS encoding NADH-quinone oxidoreductase subunit N has translation MWHQHLLPALFPQIILAAASVLCLLLIAWKRNHAVVHLFTLLSLILALASLGKIYDATSVDGLFVIDGLGVFVEGVILIAVFFITIFSYPYFSQSLIEKEEYYVLLLLATLGATSMVISNHFVSFFLSLEILSVSLYTLIAYPKKMTASVEAGVKYLVLAAVSSAVLVFGLGLIYVETGQMSIAELGKLATGGMDANIWMIVGLGLVIAGLGFKLALVPFHLWTPDVYAGAPAPTSAFVATISKGSVFVFLWRLFDSVGTMSHAIQLIFVVIAIASMLIGNWLALLQQNLKRLLAYSSIANLGYLIVAFVASGETGLHAAIFFLVAYFICMLGAFGIISFLSEPAENGQQERLSLSSYTGLFWQKPGLAVLLALIMLSLAGIPLTAGFIGKFYVLLSGVYSTQWLLVIVLILSSVIGLFYYLRVVIQLFSRPEMPVSYPASPYAISTGLAFLVLFILLIWFGIAPGHLIDQISQMVHVIKG, from the coding sequence ATGTGGCATCAACATCTGTTACCTGCTTTGTTTCCACAGATTATACTTGCGGCTGCATCTGTGCTGTGTTTGTTATTGATTGCTTGGAAACGCAATCACGCCGTGGTGCATCTTTTTACGTTGCTTTCCCTGATTTTGGCGCTTGCCTCATTGGGCAAAATATATGATGCAACATCTGTGGATGGCTTGTTTGTTATAGATGGACTGGGCGTGTTTGTGGAAGGAGTGATTTTGATTGCCGTATTTTTTATTACCATCTTTTCCTATCCCTATTTTTCCCAATCCCTGATTGAGAAGGAGGAATATTACGTACTGTTATTGCTGGCCACGCTGGGAGCTACATCTATGGTCATCAGCAATCATTTTGTATCGTTTTTCCTTTCACTTGAAATCCTGAGCGTATCCTTATACACATTGATTGCTTATCCGAAAAAGATGACGGCATCTGTGGAGGCAGGCGTGAAATATCTTGTTCTGGCAGCTGTTTCATCGGCTGTACTGGTGTTTGGCTTGGGATTGATATATGTAGAAACCGGTCAGATGAGTATTGCTGAGTTGGGTAAACTGGCTACGGGTGGAATGGATGCGAATATCTGGATGATAGTGGGTTTGGGGCTGGTGATAGCAGGTCTGGGATTTAAGCTCGCCCTGGTGCCCTTTCATTTATGGACGCCCGATGTATATGCAGGTGCACCGGCACCTACTTCGGCTTTTGTAGCCACAATTTCCAAAGGCAGTGTATTTGTATTTCTCTGGCGCCTGTTCGACAGTGTGGGCACCATGTCCCATGCGATACAGCTTATCTTCGTAGTCATTGCCATTGCTTCGATGCTGATAGGCAACTGGCTGGCACTTTTGCAACAAAACCTCAAACGGCTGCTGGCTTATTCATCGATAGCCAACCTGGGATACCTGATTGTAGCGTTTGTAGCTTCCGGCGAAACAGGCTTGCATGCAGCGATATTCTTTCTGGTAGCTTATTTTATTTGCATGCTGGGGGCTTTTGGCATCATCAGCTTTTTAAGCGAACCTGCAGAAAACGGCCAACAGGAGAGGCTTTCCCTGTCGTCCTACACCGGATTGTTCTGGCAAAAACCCGGATTGGCTGTTTTGCTTGCACTCATCATGCTTTCACTGGCTGGTATTCCGCTCACAGCCGGATTTATCGGTAAGTTTTACGTATTGTTATCAGGTGTTTACAGCACGCAGTGGTTGCTGGTTATTGTTCTGATTCTTTCCAGTGTGATTGGCTTATTTTACTATCTGCGGGTAGTGATTCAATTGTTTTCCAGACCTGAAATGCCTGTCAGCTATCCGGCTTCACCTTATGCCATTTCTACCGGGCTTGCATTTCTGGTATTGTTTATTTTACTGATCTGGTTTGGCATAGCGCCTGGACATCTCATTGATCAGATATCCCAAATGGTACATGTGATTAAGGGATAA
- a CDS encoding GNAT family N-acetyltransferase codes for MHYFLANGEELIIREPETSDAAALLAYFQQAVQDSDFLMTTPDEARQHTLRSEQDLIRSFRAHPHNLYLLALVGQQIVGTLSVTQGNRSKIEHTAEFGIAVIRPYWNMGIGRRLMTHMFRWLAHHPQIKLLYCKVMANNERAIHLYQSFGLEEEGRLSRFLRQPSGEYVDLIYFTKWLDEQIIP; via the coding sequence ATGCACTATTTTCTGGCCAACGGCGAGGAGCTAATTATCCGTGAACCTGAAACCAGCGATGCTGCCGCTTTGCTGGCTTATTTTCAGCAAGCCGTACAGGATAGCGATTTTTTAATGACCACACCGGATGAAGCCAGGCAACATACCCTGCGCTCCGAACAGGATTTGATCCGCAGCTTTCGCGCTCATCCGCATAATCTTTATTTGCTGGCCCTGGTAGGTCAACAAATCGTGGGTACGTTGAGTGTGACCCAGGGTAATCGCAGCAAAATTGAACATACTGCTGAATTTGGTATTGCCGTTATCCGGCCATACTGGAATATGGGCATCGGCAGGCGGCTCATGACGCACATGTTTCGCTGGCTCGCCCATCATCCCCAGATTAAGCTGCTATACTGCAAGGTGATGGCTAACAATGAAAGAGCCATCCATCTGTATCAATCTTTTGGATTGGAAGAAGAAGGCCGCTTGTCGAGGTTTTTACGACAGCCTTCGGGAGAATATGTGGATCTGATTTATTTTACCAAATGGCTTGACGAACAAATTATCCCTTAA
- the serS gene encoding serine--tRNA ligase, translated as MLAIQLIREKKDWVIERLSVKNFTQTHIIDEILQLDEQRRQWITEHDQLQNQRNTASREIGQLMKAGKHAEAEQKKQQVAEWNEKINALKNQLDEVEQKIQQLLLQLPNLPHESVPAGKSAADNVIIRQGGSWPTLPEKALPHWELAAQYDLIHFDTGTRLTGSGFPVLKGAAARLERALIQYFLDYNTRAGYVEYLPPLLVNAQTAFGTGQLPDKEGQMYFIPEDQFYLIPTAEVPLTNIYRDSILQSEQLPVKMTAYTPCFRREAGSYGKDVRGLNRVHQFDKVEIVQLVHPDHSYQALEEMVAHVEGLIKSLELPYRIVKLCGADMSFTSALTYDFEVYSAAQQRWLEVSSVSNFETFQTLRMKIRFRDGKHTRLVHSLNGSSLALPRILAALLENNQQADGIHLPAVLHPYAGFTRIS; from the coding sequence ATGCTGGCCATTCAATTGATTCGTGAAAAAAAAGACTGGGTTATTGAACGATTGTCGGTCAAAAATTTTACACAAACCCATATCATCGACGAGATCCTGCAACTCGACGAACAACGCCGGCAATGGATTACCGAACATGATCAGCTGCAAAACCAGCGCAATACTGCTTCTCGTGAAATTGGCCAGCTGATGAAAGCCGGCAAACATGCCGAAGCAGAACAGAAAAAGCAACAGGTTGCTGAATGGAACGAAAAGATCAATGCGTTGAAAAACCAGCTGGATGAGGTAGAACAAAAAATCCAGCAATTGCTCCTGCAGCTGCCCAACCTGCCGCACGAAAGTGTGCCTGCCGGGAAATCAGCAGCCGATAATGTGATCATCCGCCAGGGAGGTTCATGGCCCACCCTTCCGGAAAAGGCCCTGCCCCATTGGGAACTGGCAGCCCAATACGACCTGATTCATTTCGACACAGGCACCAGGCTCACCGGCAGCGGATTCCCGGTGCTTAAAGGAGCAGCAGCCCGGCTGGAAAGAGCACTGATTCAGTATTTTCTGGATTACAACACCCGCGCTGGCTATGTGGAATATCTGCCGCCTCTGCTGGTGAATGCCCAAACCGCCTTCGGCACCGGACAGCTACCCGATAAAGAGGGACAAATGTATTTCATCCCGGAAGACCAGTTTTACCTAATCCCTACCGCAGAAGTGCCATTAACCAATATTTACCGCGACAGCATCCTGCAGTCGGAACAATTGCCCGTAAAAATGACGGCCTATACGCCCTGCTTCCGCCGGGAAGCCGGCTCCTACGGGAAAGATGTGCGTGGCCTCAATCGGGTACACCAGTTCGATAAAGTTGAAATCGTGCAGCTGGTACATCCTGATCATTCTTATCAGGCACTGGAAGAAATGGTAGCACACGTGGAAGGCTTGATTAAAAGCCTGGAACTGCCCTACCGCATTGTGAAGCTGTGCGGAGCCGATATGAGCTTCACCTCAGCTCTGACTTATGATTTCGAAGTATATAGCGCCGCCCAGCAGCGTTGGCTGGAAGTAAGCTCGGTATCAAATTTTGAAACCTTTCAGACCTTGCGGATGAAAATACGCTTCCGGGATGGCAAACATACCCGGCTGGTGCATTCACTGAACGGCAGCTCGCTGGCCCTGCCCCGTATCCTGGCTGCTTTACTCGAAAATAACCAGCAGGCCGATGGCATTCATTTGCCTGCCGTCCTTCATCCCTATGCAGGCTTTACCCGGATAAGCTGA